The following are from one region of the Cryptosporangium minutisporangium genome:
- a CDS encoding cysteine desulfurase family protein has product MVYLDHAATTPMLPEAVAALTGALGVVGNPSSLHAAGRRARRAVEEARERLAAALGARPSEVLFTGGGTESDNLAVKGIFWARRDADPRRTVVLASAVEHHAVLDAVEWLRDRESATVELLTVDADGRVAPDVLREALDRHGDTVALVTVMWANNEVGTVQPVAELAAIARAAGVPFHTDAVQAVGQVPVDFGASGVDALTLTGHKVGGPLGVGALLLGRDVPCVPLLHGGGQERDVRSGTLDTPAIVAFSVAVESAVKAQESFAVSVGELRDELVSRLLAEVPDAVLNGPGAGDSRLPGNAHFSFPGCEGDALLMLLDARGIECSTGSACSAGVAQPSHVLVAMGSGIERARGSLRFSLGHTSTVTDIDALVAAIGGVVERARRAGQVRKA; this is encoded by the coding sequence ATGGTGTACCTCGATCACGCGGCGACAACGCCGATGCTGCCGGAGGCGGTCGCCGCGCTCACCGGTGCACTGGGTGTTGTCGGTAACCCGTCCTCACTGCATGCGGCGGGGCGACGGGCGCGGCGAGCGGTCGAGGAGGCCCGGGAGCGGCTCGCGGCCGCGCTGGGGGCCCGCCCCTCGGAAGTGCTCTTCACCGGCGGTGGCACCGAGAGCGACAACCTGGCCGTCAAGGGCATCTTCTGGGCGCGTCGGGACGCAGATCCACGGCGGACGGTCGTGCTGGCGTCGGCGGTCGAGCACCACGCGGTGCTGGACGCGGTCGAGTGGCTGCGCGATCGGGAGTCCGCCACCGTTGAGCTGCTCACGGTGGACGCCGACGGACGGGTCGCGCCGGACGTCCTCCGCGAGGCGCTCGACCGGCACGGCGACACCGTCGCGCTGGTGACCGTGATGTGGGCGAACAACGAGGTCGGCACCGTGCAGCCGGTGGCCGAGCTGGCCGCGATCGCGCGGGCGGCCGGGGTGCCGTTCCACACCGACGCCGTGCAGGCGGTCGGGCAGGTGCCGGTGGACTTCGGCGCGTCCGGCGTCGACGCGTTGACGCTGACCGGCCACAAGGTCGGTGGTCCGCTCGGCGTCGGTGCGCTGCTGCTCGGACGGGACGTGCCGTGCGTGCCGCTGCTCCACGGCGGTGGTCAGGAGCGGGACGTGCGGTCGGGGACGCTCGACACCCCGGCGATCGTCGCGTTCTCGGTCGCGGTGGAGAGTGCGGTGAAGGCGCAGGAGTCGTTCGCGGTCTCGGTCGGGGAGCTCCGCGACGAGCTGGTGTCGCGTCTGCTGGCCGAGGTGCCGGACGCGGTGTTGAACGGTCCGGGGGCTGGCGATTCCCGGCTGCCGGGGAACGCACACTTCTCGTTCCCCGGCTGCGAGGGTGACGCGCTGCTGATGCTGCTGGACGCCCGGGGGATCGAGTGCTCGACCGGCTCGGCGTGCTCGGCGGGCGTAGCGCAGCCGAGTCACGTGCTCGTGGCGATGGGCTCGGGGATCGAGCGGGCCCGCGGGTCGCTGCGCTTCTCGCTCGGGCACACGTCGACGGTGACCGACATCGACGCGCTGGTCGCGGCGATCGGCGGCGTGGTCGAGCGCGCCCGTCGCGCGGGCCAGGTCCGAAAGGCGTAG
- the mnmA gene encoding tRNA 2-thiouridine(34) synthase MnmA: MRVLAAMSGGVDSAVAAARAAEAGHDVTGVHLALSPSPQQHRLGARGCCTVEDSRDAARAADVIGIPFYVWAMAEEFGRDVVDDFVAEYAAGRTPNPCLRCNEKIKFEAVLDRALALGFDAVVTGHHARLEQTPDGPKLRRSVDEGKDQSYVLAVLRPDQLAHAMFPLGDSTKAEVRAEAARRGLGVAEKPDSHDICFIPDGDTAGFLKRTLGEAPGDIVDAATGEVLGSHDGAYAYTVGQRRGLKLGRPAPDGKPRYVLDISPVENTVRVGPAEALDVDEVIATRPVWTSGARSTSFECVAQLRAHGQTFAATVTPADEGWTVRLHAPARGVAAGQAVVLYEPTADGIGDTVIGSATIETASREWVAANYTATTVGGTTVYDVTA, from the coding sequence ATGCGGGTGCTGGCGGCGATGTCCGGCGGGGTCGACTCCGCGGTGGCGGCGGCCCGCGCGGCGGAAGCCGGCCACGACGTCACCGGCGTCCACCTCGCCCTCTCGCCCTCTCCGCAGCAGCACCGGCTCGGCGCGCGCGGCTGCTGCACGGTCGAGGACTCCCGCGACGCCGCTCGTGCGGCCGACGTGATCGGTATCCCGTTCTACGTCTGGGCGATGGCCGAGGAGTTCGGCCGCGACGTGGTCGACGACTTCGTCGCCGAGTACGCGGCCGGGCGCACCCCGAACCCGTGTCTGCGCTGCAACGAGAAGATCAAGTTCGAGGCGGTGCTCGACCGCGCGCTCGCGCTCGGCTTCGACGCGGTGGTGACCGGCCACCACGCCCGGCTGGAGCAGACCCCGGACGGTCCGAAGCTTCGTCGCTCGGTCGACGAGGGCAAGGACCAGTCGTACGTGCTCGCGGTGCTCCGACCCGACCAGCTGGCGCACGCGATGTTTCCGCTCGGCGACTCCACCAAGGCGGAGGTTCGTGCCGAGGCGGCGCGACGGGGCCTCGGCGTCGCGGAGAAGCCCGACTCGCACGACATCTGCTTCATTCCCGACGGCGACACCGCGGGCTTCTTGAAGCGCACGCTCGGCGAGGCGCCCGGCGACATCGTCGACGCTGCCACCGGCGAGGTGCTCGGTAGCCACGACGGCGCCTACGCGTACACCGTCGGCCAGCGCCGCGGCCTCAAGCTCGGTCGCCCGGCACCCGACGGCAAGCCGCGCTACGTCCTCGACATCTCTCCGGTGGAGAACACGGTGCGGGTCGGTCCGGCCGAGGCGCTCGACGTCGACGAGGTGATCGCGACCCGGCCGGTCTGGACGAGCGGAGCGCGCTCGACGTCGTTCGAGTGCGTCGCGCAGTTGCGGGCCCACGGGCAGACGTTCGCCGCGACCGTCACGCCGGCCGACGAGGGCTGGACCGTCCGGCTGCACGCGCCGGCGCGCGGCGTCGCGGCGGGCCAGGCCGTGGTGCTCTACGAGCCGACGGCGGACGGTATCGGCGACACCGTGATCGGCTCCGCCACGATCGAGACCGCGAGCCGCGAGTGGGTTGCGGCGAACTACACCGCGACCACGGTCGGTGGCACCACGGTCTACGACGTGACCGCCTGA
- a CDS encoding electron transfer flavoprotein subunit alpha/FixB family protein, translating into MAEVLVLVEHVDGAVKKITTELLTAARELGEPSAVVVGTPGTAAGYADTLKEFGAAKIYAAESDDVLSYLVAPKAQILAQLATESSAAAILIAATAEGKEIAGRLAVKLESGLLYDVVSLGADGVATQSVFAGQVMVKSQVTTGTPIYVLRGGAVDAAPAPAAGEVVSVSVALDESATKAKILDRVVESSGSRPELTDAQIVVSGGRGVGSADNFKVVEELADSLGAAVGASRAAVDSGFYPHQFQVGQTGKTVSPQLYVALGISGAIQHRAGMQTSKTIVAVNKDPEAPIFELADYGVVGDLFSVAPQAAEEVRKRKG; encoded by the coding sequence ATGGCTGAAGTGCTGGTTCTCGTCGAGCACGTCGACGGCGCCGTCAAGAAGATCACGACCGAGCTGCTCACCGCCGCTCGGGAGCTGGGTGAGCCGTCCGCGGTCGTGGTCGGTACGCCGGGCACCGCGGCGGGCTACGCGGACACGCTGAAGGAGTTCGGCGCGGCCAAGATCTACGCGGCCGAGTCGGACGACGTCCTCTCCTACCTCGTGGCGCCGAAGGCCCAGATCCTGGCGCAGCTCGCCACGGAATCGTCCGCGGCCGCGATCCTGATCGCCGCGACCGCCGAGGGCAAGGAGATCGCCGGTCGGCTGGCGGTCAAGCTGGAGTCCGGTCTGCTGTACGACGTCGTGTCGCTCGGTGCGGACGGTGTCGCGACGCAGTCCGTCTTCGCCGGCCAGGTGATGGTGAAGAGCCAGGTCACCACCGGTACCCCGATCTACGTCCTGCGGGGTGGCGCGGTCGACGCCGCTCCGGCTCCGGCGGCCGGCGAGGTCGTGTCGGTGTCGGTTGCGCTGGACGAGTCGGCGACCAAGGCGAAGATCCTGGACCGGGTCGTGGAGTCCAGCGGCTCGCGTCCGGAGCTCACCGACGCGCAGATCGTCGTCTCCGGCGGTCGTGGTGTCGGTAGCGCCGACAACTTCAAGGTCGTCGAGGAGCTCGCCGACTCGCTCGGCGCGGCCGTCGGCGCGTCCCGGGCCGCGGTCGACTCCGGCTTCTACCCGCACCAGTTCCAGGTCGGGCAGACCGGTAAGACCGTCTCGCCGCAGCTGTACGTCGCGCTGGGCATCTCCGGTGCGATCCAGCACCGGGCCGGCATGCAGACCTCGAAGACGATCGTCGCGGTCAACAAGGACCCCGAGGCGCCGATCTTCGAGCTCGCCGACTACGGCGTGGTCGGTGACCTGTTCTCGGTGGCCCCGCAGGCCGCCGAGGAGGTCCGCAAGCGCAAGGGCTGA
- a CDS encoding MFS transporter, giving the protein MTDSISDARTEPAAPQETRPSVFGKGYRATSIGLLLIVTIVAFEAMSVVTAMPIVVESLDGMAYYAWPFSAFMVANLLGMVLAGEVSDRLGPAKPMLAGLATFAAGLLIAGTATTMAQLVAGRLVQGFGGGVLIVVMYVMIGAGYPAELHPRVFGLTAIGWVMPGLIGPVVAGTLAEHAHWRLVFLGLLPLVAVGAVLIVPGLRRSGSRDRGDAGPPAVSGTYRGGTAARWPFALLAGVGVVLLQLAGERLDAVAVPLAVLGVVAVVVSVRVLLPVGTAAARSGLPTVVLMRGLAAGSFFAVDTLVPLTLSSVHGWSAVGAGLPLTFGALGWSSASWLQGRYPKLPRSVVVSTGMAAVGIACASMAVIAWVPGSAWVAFPAWIFGGLGMGLVMPSLAVLLLEFSTDADRGRNSASLQISDALLSSLTIGFGGVLVAAATAGTFGLSTAFGVIDLVMVGVAVVGILVAPRLRRSAAPNLRRRASTGAG; this is encoded by the coding sequence GTGACCGACTCGATCTCTGACGCCCGAACGGAGCCGGCCGCACCCCAAGAGACCCGGCCCAGCGTGTTCGGCAAGGGTTACCGGGCGACGAGCATCGGCCTGCTGCTGATCGTCACGATCGTGGCCTTCGAGGCGATGTCGGTGGTGACGGCGATGCCGATCGTCGTCGAGTCGCTGGACGGCATGGCGTACTACGCCTGGCCGTTCTCCGCGTTCATGGTCGCGAACCTGCTCGGCATGGTTCTGGCCGGTGAGGTGTCCGACCGGCTCGGCCCGGCGAAACCGATGCTCGCCGGACTGGCGACGTTCGCGGCCGGCCTGCTGATCGCGGGTACCGCCACGACGATGGCCCAGCTGGTGGCCGGACGCCTGGTGCAGGGCTTCGGCGGCGGCGTCCTGATCGTCGTCATGTACGTCATGATCGGCGCCGGGTACCCGGCCGAGCTGCACCCTCGAGTCTTCGGTCTGACCGCGATCGGCTGGGTCATGCCGGGGCTGATCGGCCCGGTCGTCGCGGGGACGCTCGCCGAGCACGCGCACTGGCGCCTGGTGTTCCTCGGGCTGCTGCCGCTGGTGGCGGTCGGCGCGGTGCTGATCGTCCCGGGTCTGCGGCGGTCGGGCTCGCGCGACCGGGGTGATGCCGGGCCACCAGCGGTGTCCGGCACGTACCGCGGTGGCACGGCGGCGCGCTGGCCGTTCGCACTGCTGGCCGGCGTCGGTGTCGTCCTGCTCCAGCTCGCCGGCGAGCGGCTGGACGCCGTGGCGGTGCCGCTTGCGGTGCTCGGTGTGGTGGCGGTCGTGGTGTCCGTCCGGGTGCTGCTGCCGGTGGGTACCGCGGCCGCGCGCTCGGGCCTGCCGACCGTCGTCCTGATGCGCGGGCTGGCGGCCGGTTCGTTCTTCGCGGTGGACACGCTGGTCCCGCTGACGCTCAGCTCGGTGCACGGCTGGAGCGCGGTCGGCGCGGGGCTGCCGCTGACGTTCGGCGCGCTCGGCTGGTCGAGCGCGTCCTGGCTGCAGGGCCGGTACCCGAAGCTGCCGCGGTCGGTGGTGGTCAGCACCGGGATGGCCGCGGTCGGGATCGCGTGCGCGTCGATGGCGGTCATCGCGTGGGTGCCGGGCTCGGCGTGGGTGGCGTTCCCGGCCTGGATCTTCGGCGGTCTCGGGATGGGGCTGGTGATGCCGTCCCTCGCCGTGCTGCTGCTGGAGTTCTCCACCGACGCCGATCGTGGCCGGAACAGTGCCAGCCTGCAGATCTCCGACGCGCTGCTCAGCTCGCTGACGATCGGCTTCGGAGGCGTCCTGGTGGCGGCGGCGACCGCGGGCACGTTCGGGCTGTCGACCGCCTTCGGGGTGATCGATCTCGTCATGGTCGGGGTGGCGGTGGTGGGCATCCTCGTCGCACCGCGCCTGCGGCGGTCAGCGGCACCCAACCTTCGCCGCCGGGCGAGCACCGGCGCCGGATAG
- a CDS encoding ATP-dependent Clp protease proteolytic subunit: MNSATWFPPERPSRPWPGQPGPPQPEWRPPGWQPAQPQQPVEPRPQPYWPPTPPPHPPVEDVRELWEDRLLDQRIVQVNGPIDDDVASRIAARLLLLDSRTHKPVTLRLNSVNADLTAVWTLVDTLDALVVPVNALVVGELGGGSLALLTAVAERYAHPHARFRLSDPSLPRITGTAGEIAGEAAANQSLVDSFHRRLAELTGRPLDELIDDFRRGRFLTAPDAVEYGLITDVRPRSVRPD; the protein is encoded by the coding sequence ATGAACTCCGCGACCTGGTTTCCTCCGGAGCGGCCCTCGCGCCCGTGGCCCGGTCAGCCCGGGCCGCCGCAGCCCGAGTGGCGTCCGCCCGGCTGGCAACCCGCGCAACCGCAGCAACCGGTAGAGCCGCGCCCGCAGCCGTACTGGCCACCCACACCGCCGCCGCACCCGCCGGTCGAGGACGTCCGGGAACTCTGGGAGGACCGGCTGCTCGACCAGCGGATCGTCCAGGTCAACGGGCCGATCGACGACGACGTCGCCAGCCGGATCGCCGCCCGGCTCCTGCTGCTGGACTCCCGGACGCACAAGCCGGTGACGCTCCGCCTGAACAGCGTCAACGCCGACCTCACCGCGGTCTGGACGCTCGTCGACACGCTGGACGCGCTGGTGGTGCCGGTGAACGCGCTGGTCGTCGGCGAACTCGGCGGCGGGAGTCTGGCGTTGCTCACCGCCGTCGCCGAGCGGTACGCCCACCCGCACGCGCGGTTCCGGCTGTCCGATCCGTCACTGCCGCGCATCACCGGTACGGCGGGTGAGATCGCCGGGGAGGCCGCCGCGAACCAATCGCTCGTCGACTCGTTCCACCGGCGGCTCGCCGAGCTCACCGGGCGTCCGCTCGACGAACTGATCGACGACTTCCGGCGCGGCCGCTTCCTGACCGCACCGGACGCGGTCGAGTACGGCCTGATCACCGACGTGCGTCCGCGTTCGGTCCGTCCCGACTGA
- a CDS encoding helix-turn-helix domain-containing protein, with the protein MDEELPRLPGFREAALRRRRETIGVLADHRRAAGLSQTELAARMGTSQSTIARLEAGEVDPRMSTLDRYAQALGGRLDVSLRFDPARTGGPAQPGRPIELRPVGGGDPFAAPGPSVQPYPGVAPGFAPAAATHLPPTAAGLPGPGGLSGQSGVAGPGGPASPADRTGGAGSPPAAQVSPARPPGAGDGPEGGGPGAGETPGPNSPAAGRPAPAQLPPTAASPAARPSDRRW; encoded by the coding sequence ATGGACGAGGAGCTACCCCGCCTGCCGGGGTTCCGAGAGGCGGCGCTGCGGCGGCGGCGAGAGACGATCGGCGTGCTCGCCGACCACCGGCGCGCCGCCGGACTCTCGCAGACCGAGCTCGCCGCGCGGATGGGCACGTCGCAGTCGACGATCGCCCGTCTCGAAGCGGGCGAGGTCGACCCCCGGATGTCCACGCTCGATCGCTACGCCCAGGCGCTCGGTGGGCGGCTCGACGTCTCGCTCCGCTTCGACCCGGCCCGCACCGGCGGCCCCGCTCAGCCCGGGCGGCCGATCGAACTCCGGCCGGTGGGCGGCGGCGACCCGTTCGCGGCCCCCGGCCCGTCCGTGCAGCCCTACCCGGGTGTCGCACCCGGTTTCGCCCCCGCAGCCGCCACCCACCTCCCGCCCACGGCGGCCGGTCTCCCGGGCCCCGGAGGTCTGTCGGGCCAGTCCGGTGTGGCGGGTCCGGGAGGTCCGGCGAGCCCGGCCGACCGCACCGGAGGAGCCGGTTCCCCGCCGGCGGCCCAGGTGTCGCCGGCGCGTCCGCCGGGTGCGGGGGACGGGCCGGAGGGCGGTGGTCCGGGTGCGGGCGAGACGCCCGGCCCGAACTCGCCCGCGGCCGGGCGTCCGGCGCCTGCGCAGTTGCCCCCGACGGCGGCCAGCCCGGCCGCACGTCCGTCCGATCGACGGTGGTGA
- a CDS encoding S41 family peptidase, translated as MRSTEINAIVDRTLELLGQYVFPDVGARATAVVRSARAAGRYADGTEPEVLAKLVTEDLQSINGDKHLRLQFTAEALPLTTGEKPTDDAAEYAQAAREAARGAGGVSKVERLDGNLAYVEVELLWPPAIAGPAMSAAMTLADGADGLVVDLRRCLGGSPDMVAFVCSYLFGPEPVHLNDIYHRGTDETRQYWTSSFVPGPWFGAERPVAVLTSASTFSGGEELAWDLQELGRATLIGETTRGGAHPVDRVQIHPHLRATIPAARSVSPRTGRNWEGTGVRPDIDVPAEEALDRACEHLRALLA; from the coding sequence ATGCGGAGCACGGAGATCAACGCGATCGTCGACCGGACCCTCGAGTTACTCGGCCAGTACGTCTTTCCGGACGTCGGTGCGCGGGCCACGGCGGTGGTGCGGTCCGCGCGGGCAGCCGGCCGCTATGCCGACGGCACCGAACCCGAAGTTCTGGCGAAGCTCGTCACCGAGGATCTGCAATCGATCAACGGCGACAAGCACCTGCGGTTGCAGTTCACCGCCGAGGCCCTGCCACTGACGACCGGGGAGAAGCCCACCGACGACGCGGCCGAGTACGCCCAGGCCGCTCGGGAAGCGGCCCGTGGCGCCGGCGGAGTGAGCAAGGTCGAGCGGCTCGACGGCAACCTGGCCTACGTCGAGGTAGAGCTTCTCTGGCCACCGGCGATCGCGGGACCGGCGATGAGCGCGGCGATGACGCTCGCCGACGGCGCCGACGGTCTCGTCGTCGATCTGCGGCGGTGCCTCGGCGGGTCGCCGGACATGGTCGCGTTCGTCTGCAGCTACCTCTTCGGGCCCGAGCCCGTGCACCTCAACGACATCTACCACCGGGGGACCGACGAGACCCGGCAGTACTGGACGTCGTCCTTCGTGCCCGGCCCGTGGTTCGGAGCTGAGCGGCCGGTCGCGGTGCTGACCAGCGCGTCCACGTTCTCCGGCGGTGAGGAGCTGGCCTGGGACCTGCAAGAGCTCGGGCGGGCGACGCTGATCGGCGAGACGACGCGGGGCGGGGCGCATCCGGTCGACCGCGTCCAGATCCATCCGCACCTGCGGGCGACGATCCCGGCCGCGCGGTCGGTGAGCCCGCGCACCGGCCGCAACTGGGAGGGCACCGGAGTGCGGCCGGACATCGATGTGCCGGCCGAGGAGGCCCTCGACCGCGCGTGCGAGCACCTACGAGCGCTACTCGCCTGA
- a CDS encoding ArsR/SmtB family transcription factor: protein MDDSLEVSQAAQYKALGHPLRHRILFALGTEPATISGLARMLDQRKGNIAHHLGVLHDAGLVRIVESRQVRGGTEHYYLRAARRLMFTGSGAGAQGPVIVRAVADELATAEPVGGRIRNVRLTAEQAETVAAALEKLVDDLPDAGDDAERYGILVTLYKPRPADTPEQGACRSQADQAVTS, encoded by the coding sequence GTGGACGACAGTCTCGAGGTCTCGCAGGCCGCGCAGTACAAAGCGCTGGGGCACCCGCTGCGGCACCGCATCCTGTTCGCGCTGGGCACCGAACCCGCGACGATCAGCGGGCTGGCCCGGATGCTCGACCAGCGCAAAGGCAACATCGCCCACCACCTCGGTGTGCTCCACGACGCCGGCCTGGTGCGAATCGTCGAGTCTCGTCAGGTGCGCGGCGGCACCGAGCACTACTACCTACGCGCCGCCCGGCGACTCATGTTCACCGGCTCCGGAGCGGGAGCCCAGGGGCCGGTCATCGTCCGCGCGGTCGCCGACGAACTCGCGACGGCCGAGCCGGTGGGCGGCCGCATCCGCAACGTCCGGCTCACCGCGGAGCAGGCCGAGACCGTCGCCGCCGCACTCGAGAAGCTGGTCGACGACCTGCCGGACGCCGGGGACGACGCCGAGCGCTACGGCATCCTCGTCACGCTCTACAAACCGCGACCGGCCGACACCCCCGAGCAGGGCGCCTGCCGGTCGCAGGCGGATCAGGCGGTCACGTCGTAG